The DNA region AGGGGCCTGGGTGGAGCCGAGCAAACAcagcggggctgggcacaggcgcACGGGACGGGGGCACACGCTGCCCCGTGAGagctctgcccgggcaggggagagcagcccgagcccccccggccgTGCGGGTCGGCCCCGGGAGCTCTGCCAGAGGCTTCACCTGGCTGGGGCAGGTGATCGGGCACAGCGGAAAGCCACAGAGCAAAGTCCccgtgcagggcagggtggggaggggaggcactGCTTCTCTCCCTGGGAATAGAAACTGCTCTTCCCCAGATCCGATCTCTCCTGCAGGGTGACGTGGGCAGGTCCCGCCGGGAACCGCAGCTCGGGGACAAGGGGCAAACCCGGGAAGAGGCTGAGCCGTGTCCTCAGGGAGCCGTGCCCTGTCCTCGACAGCGCCCGGCTGCACCCGCCGGCGTCactgcgcctggcagagcaggccCGGGATGCTGCCGCGTCCCCGGGCAtcccctgccctgcagagcccggcCGTCCCCACGGCCTGGCCAGCCACTGCTGCACGCggggctgcagcacaggcacGCTCTGCTCCGGTCCCTGCCCTCGCTTTGGCCAAAGGCACGGGGTTTGGGGAACAGCGTACCCCAAAtcacagctgggacagctcccCCGGGACCGGGGGCCGCAGCCAGCCAGGAGGGTGCCGGGCACCCCACACGCCTGCGCCGACGGGCACGCTGTGCCCCTGCCTGGCGCTGGCCCTCCCCACGCAGACCCCCGTGGGCACGGCACCCCGGCTCACCCCCGCGCTGGCCCCCTCACGCACTTCTCCCCCATTAACAccagcccccgcgcccctccccaagccccttcCCCGGGCTGCCTGCACCACCCCGCACCGCACGCATCCCGTCTCCCCCGGCCCCAGCGCGCGCGGGCTCCTGCTGCCCCCGCGGCAAAGCCTCATCCTCCGCGGAGCCCTTGCAGACGGCGCGTACGTGTGTCCCGCGTCCCGCGTCCCGCGTCCCACACGGAGACACCCACGGCAGGGATGTTGGGCGTCACCCACATGGACGCACAGCTCCCTGAAGGCTCTGGCCCCACACGCCCCATAGCCTCACGTGCACACACGTTCCAGAACCCTCCACAACCTCGTGCACCCCCATGggcccccccaaagccccccatcACATACGGGCTCCGTAACCGCCACGCACgtgagccccccagccccgaaCACGCGAGCCCAgggccccgccgcctgccccacaccccacagccccgcgccggcccccgcAGGCACCCGcacagccccacggccccgctcggccccggcccagggcggggacccccaggacccccggctCGGGGTCTGCCCCCGCGGGGTGCGGGCAGCGGCCCCGTCCCCCACTCACCTTCCTGCACGCGgccgcggggagcgcggggcagcggggcccccgcccgccccgtccccgtcGAGGCACCCAGGGCTGcgcctgcctgcgccctgcctgcgccctgcctgcaccctgcctgcgcctgcctgcgccctgcctgcaccctgcctgcgcctgcctgcgcCCGGCTCTCGCAGCCTCGGCTCCGCTAGCTCAGCCGCCAGCGGGAGGGAAGTTTCCTCCCGAAGCTCCGAGGGAAGTAAACCGGACCTCCTCGGCCCCTTAACCCCTGGGCTGCtggccggcccggggcggggggcacggcccgGGGGGTGGCGGGGCGCAGAGCCCAGCCCGGGCGCgggggaccccggccccggcacggcgCAGGGACGGGGCGAGGGGTCCCTGCTGGGGAAGCGCCTCCAGCCCCGGGCAGAGCGGGACCCCCGGGACTGCGGGACCCCCGCGGCCGTTgggaccccccgccgccccagctgggaggctgctggggacgaaccgccccccgcccccgcccggtcCCTACACCCCGgagccccccccggggtcccGCTGGGGGTCCCCTCCCTCACAGCAGCCTTGGCCGGCACGCTCGTCCCAGGGGGTGGCAGGAAAGGGGACAGGCCATCACCCGGCAGCAACCAAGCCGGGCTCCCTGCAGCACCCGGAGCACCCAGGCACACCAGGAATGGTGTCCCTGCGTGGGGGGTGCCCcctgctcagcccccccagcccagcaccccgtGCCCCAGCCCCGCCTGGCACCCCCCGGCAGCGGTGGGTCCAGAGACATCCCGGTCCTTGTGGGCaacctgtggggctgtgctgggggcacTTCAGGGTTTGCCGGGCGCAGCGCCCCgaggcggccgggccccggggtCTCCCCGCTCTGGGagtgccccagcccagcccgagCACGGGGCCAGGACTCCAGCTCGCCCAGCGCTTGGCAGGGCAAGGGTAAACCTTTGTCTGCTGTAAGGCAGGTACCTGCGGAGGGGCTGGGCCGGTGCCAggctccatctcctgctcccctctgcctcgctgctggggaggggggcctGGAGTCGGGGGACACACTCTGCTAAGCGAACCGCAGCTGAGCTCAGCAGAATCCAGCACCCATCGGTGCCAAAGCACTGCCTGGCTGGGCACGGGCGACAGGGCCGGGAGCCGGGAGCCAGCCCCGAGACCCAGCCACATCTCCCGTATCCAGACCACGCAGGCAGCTCGGACGGGAGAGCACTGAgcgcccgggcagcccctgccctccacgTCCCCGCACACGCTGCGTCCAGCTCGCCTTGGGGTGCGGGAGGGCTCTGGTGACCCAGCTGCGGCCCCTTGGGGCACACAGGGTCGTTGCCCGCACCGGGTGCctgacagccctgccctgggctggaacgctgctgccggcagcaggAGCCGGCTCTCACCTCGAGTGCGGCCTCCTCCCTCCGCTCTGCCAGGTCACGCGCAGCTCCTGTGCAGGGCCCCAGGGTCCCTGGGCAGCCAGCGTGCCAGCCCCGAGGAGCCAGGGCTCGCAGGGCCGCCTCTGCCccggccaggctggggctgctcccgcaGGACCCCGTGGCCGCTGGGGTCCGGGCCGCAGCCCCTCCTGGGTGGGGAAATGGGGGTCCAGGGGTTGGGCCTGGCTCATCCCGGGGTGAACCACCCCATCGTCTCTGCCCTCTTCCGCACGGGCGAGGGGAAAGGGAGCAGCCGGGAGCAGCAGAgggacccaccctgccccagcGCGGTCCTCGGTCCTCTGCCTGCCGCAGACCTGCGGGGCCGAGACTCCGGCAGGACGTGGGAAGGGGCAGCGAGGCCAGAGCCGTTAGCGGGGGCGGCTGTGCACAAACATCTCCTCACCGCGGAGGACGCACGTGTGGCCGGACTCATCCCGCGCCAGGGACTGCCACGCCACGGCGCGGGGCTGGACGCAGGCGCGGCCCGTCGCAGCCGGGGCCGCCTGCCCCAGCCCGaaccccccaggcacccccatgTCCCAGGCCTGGAGCGGAGCGGGACGCGGGCACCACGCCGAGTTCCTTGCCACGGGGCAAGACAGAGTTTTCCCCTCCGACCATCCCAGTGCCTGCTGGAGCCCACGTCCCAGCCCCAGGACACAGTCCGGAGCACCGCTCACCTGCTCCCTCCACCGCACTGCTCCGGCAGctgacaggaggaggaagaggaggaggaggaggaggagggctggtagagaagaggaagaagcaggttGCCCGGCTCCTTGACCTTCATGAGCCACTGGCAGTGGCTCATGGCCAGCTGGGGAAGGGTTAAGCTGCAAGGAGGGGAGACAGCAGGAAAATTCCTTCCAGGCAGAGTCACGCTTTCCCTGCCAGGGGAAGTGGAGGCAGAGCCTGCGGGAGCGGGAGCGCAGCTGGCCCGGCgagaggggaagcagaggaaggggcCCCCGAGCCAGCCCAGAGGCTGGTGGCCAGATGAAGCCGTGGCAGAGCCAGGGGCGCAGGGCACCCGGCTGGAGGAGCCCCGCTGCTACCTTGCTGCCTGGCCCGTCCCCCGCAGCCACGCTCGCTCCGAcccccgggaccggccccgctcccccagccctcaGGGGGACGCTcgccccagccccccagccccgccgagccGTACGGGGCTCGCAGCTGCCCTGAGAGCAGGCCGGGGAGCTCTGCGGCGGAGAGAAGGCAGGAAAgctggcaggagggcagcgggCGCCGGCAGGTTGCCAGCTGGTGACCCTGCCTCCAAAGGCCCGGAGCAGGGGACGGTGCTgtcccagccccggcggggccctCGCACTCCCCCCTGCCTGCTCCggagagcagggagcagccagggAGCCTGCCCCGGCGCCCACGCTGCAGCCACCCCGGCCCTCCCCCCGGTGGGGGCCAGGGCCCCGTTTCCCACCCCCATGCAGCAGCCCGGGCAGCGGCCTCCGCCGGCCGagagcccccggggctgcggccacCCCGCGAGAGCTGCGCAgaggcccccggcccccgcagacCCCTCCCGGTGCTCCCCCGGGGCCTGGCCGGCAGCACCCACGGCAGACGCAGACACGGGTTCGCACGCTGGTTTATTAGGACACAGGGACGTGCTCCAGGAGGCCCCAGCTGGGCCCGGCCCCGACCCTGCAAGCCGGCTGCTCTTCTTCCCCGCAGCTTTCGGCACAGCCTTGCCCagcccgggcagcggcagcggcagctcccctCCCTCCGACGGCCGGCGTCTCCCGGGCCAGCAGGTACCCCCCATACCGGCCCCAGCTCCAGAGCTCGCAGCAGCTCCGACGAGGAACCCCAAGCAACCCCAGCCTGGGGTGCCAGACCCAGCGAGCAGGACCAGCGGGCGCGGGGATGCCAGGCAGGGGACAGCCCAGCCCGGGGAGGATGGAGGAAACAACAACCTTCGGCCCCCTTCCGGGAGCCGGCAGCTGCAGGTGCATTTTTACAGCCGGGAATCCCAAAAAGCGCTGGGAGAGGCAGGACCCGGCTCTTCCTCCCCACGGCGAGGAGAGAGGCTGCACAtcccggggagggaggagggaagggaagggaagaaagggcaCCCTTGTTCTTGGGAGACCAGAGAGCAGAACCAAGCCCAGGTCCAAGGTGACGGACCGGCGGACAGCACCACCCCATTCTTGCCGAGCCCCGTCACCGCTCCCTACcctctgccagccagcccaggggcCCCGGCAGCACGCCGGGCCCACCGTGTGCCGCGCGGGCAGAGACGcagaaggggcagggggagcccgggggagcccagctcctctccccagccagcccaggcCGCGGCCCGCGCGCGGGGgcagccctccccgccgcgggacGCTCACATGAACTGCGACAGGTTGGGCACTTTGATGTTGATGTCTCCGATGTTGATGTTGCGAGGGATCTCTGGCAGGTTGATGTTCTTCACAGCCGAGACCGCACGGGAAGGAGCGGCCGAGAGGCCTCCCTGCCAACGGGAAGGACCGGTGAccgccggcccctcgcccccgcagcccccccgtgAGGGGCTCCAGGCCGCTCCCGGCTCAGCCCCGTGCTTTGCCGCAGGAGCATCCCCGAACCGAGCCCTGCCCCgtgctgccctgcctcccccgAGCCCCAGGGCCCGGCCACGTCCCCCCGCACGCGGCTCGGCAcgggcagcagcccccgcgcCTGCCTCCCACCCCGCTGGCGGACCCGGTGCTATTAATAGCACGGGATggggagcggcagcggcagcgcggTGCTGCCCTGCGACCGGAGCACGGCTGCACGCTCACGATGACAGCACAAACAGGGGCAATAAACTTTTCACTGCCTCAGATGGAGCGGTGACGGGAACACCGCTTCCACGCTCAGGCTGCTCCCTGTGCTCCTAAACAGCCCGGAGCACAGCTGGGGAGGGATGCCCCAGCCCTCGGCCCCAGCCCTCGCCCCCAGGGCTCAGGCAGGCAGAGACCGGGGAtactggggaccccccccacgcGCCAGCCCCAGACCCCACAGGCTGCCCAGCCTGGAGTACGTCGGCCTCCCGCGGGGGAGAGCCGCAGCATCAACACTCACCTCCGCCTTCTCCAGCTTGCTCTGGGCCTCCACCTGCGCCACGATCTCGCTCATGTTGGTCTCCAGCACCATGCCGCCTATCACCACCTCCTGCAAGATGTGGTGAAcctgcaagggaagggaaggctgtgAACCCGGCCCGGCCCACGGaccggccgggagcggcggcggccacGGTGCCTGCTGGCCGGCGTGGAAGCACGACAGGGGCTGGCGTTTCCCCGTGAGACACAAATCCAGCCCCGTCCTCCCCTCAGCccacccagccccggcagccggcTGCCCAGAGAGCAAGAGGGCGGCCACGGTCCCCAGCACAGGGGGAGGCCGGCAGCCCCGTTCACTGCTTGTACCTCTGCTCTGGAGGACGCCTACCACAGAGGCCGGAGCAAACGTCGCCCACGGGACCAccaggcacagggcagcccccggAGAGGCCAGGTCCGACCCGGCCCACTGGCACACCTTGGCTGCGCCATCTCGGACACCTCATCTGAAGTTTGAACCTCCCTGGGCTAGGACCCGGCTCGCACCCGGGAACGGCTCCCTGCCTAGAAAGCGTGCGTGCCGGAGAGGAGCCCACCGGGCAGCAGAGACCCCAGGGCCTCCTGGGGCCACCAGGCAGGACCCTTCGTCCCAGGACCAGTTTCTCCTACCCAGAAAGCCAGGCCAGAGCCCaacttctttgctttctcttagGAAAGACGGGACTGTGACACACGCACCGAAAAAGCACAAAACGGCTAAGAGAGtctgctcccttccccagggTCTGCCCGGGTCCAGGGGTGAAACAGAGCAGTCTCGAGGCAGcgagctgctccctcctgccagcccccggcCGGCGATACCCGCAGCCACGGCAGGAGGAAGGGCCCATGGCGGTCTGCAATCCAGGAAAGCAGAAACGGGCGCAGGGCGGCAGCTGGGCCGCGCCAGGCGGCTGCGGCACACCGCACACCCGGCCGCCCGTGCTCAGTCAGCAGCTCCCGACACCACCCAGCACAGATAATGAATTTATGGGTCTCTGGTTACCTCCATGAAATACGCTATTACTGGAAGATGGTTAAGTTATTATACCGTTTTATGGCTTCACAAGGGCAGGCTGCACTCGCGAACGCTGCGTGGCAAATACTGCCAGGGCAACgcagggaaaaataaagcaagctagAGAACCCGCTAGAAGGGGGAAACCCAGCTTCGGGCAAACGGCGAGCCTGATGCCCCGCAGGGCTCCCCACGGGTCCCATCCCGCTCCGACAGCGCCAGGAGCAGCAAGGTGTGCGGGACCACGGGCGGCACAGCACCTTCCCGGGACACCCGCAGCCCAGGAACCGCTGTCCcgcagcacagccccggcccagccccggcaaACACCGCACCGGATGGTGCTAGCAGCTCCCCGCAACAGGAGAGCATCTGGGCTCCAGGAAATGTTGTTCCTTCGAGATCTGGCTTCAGCCCAAGTTGGACCAAAACCAACAGGGCAGAAATCCCAAGCAAGCTTTGTTTTCCAAACCGAAACACAGCACTTCCTGAACAAACAGTGTCCTCTCCAGGCCCTCACAGCTGCTTAGCAAAACTCACGTTCTCCTCCAAGGTACGAAGTACAACCAGGGGCTGGGCAACAGCCGCCTCTGAGCCTCCCCACGGCGTTGTGGCTCTGGCCACCCCTGGCTAAAGAGGGATTCCTGCAGCTCTGAGGTTGCTGCTTCCAAAGCTGACAGCCTAAAAGCACTAGTGTCACTGGTGCCCGAGAACCACGGACCCAACAGCCCCCTCCGGCTGcctgctgcaagagcagggacCCAAAACCCACAGCAGCTCTCACGTCACGGAGCCCGTGCTGCGTACAGAGCGTAAGGTGTATCTTAAGGCAGTAACAGAAAATCACAGGACCCAGACAAGGCTGCACCCAAATCCCTGCCAGAGCCTGCTGGGTCGGGGATGTTCACAGCCAAAGCGTCTGCTTGACAAATCAGCGCTTTCCCCTTGACGTTGGCCTCGCTTCTCCCGTTCCAGCCAGGAACTCACAAACTCTGCGATCCATCTGCCAGAGCGGAGGGCAGCACCGTGCCCTGCACGGCTCTTGACACACTGACGTCCCAGAGGCAGGGCTCCGTGGGAGCGCTGGGGCAGCGTCGCAGCCGCAGAAAGCCCTGCCCGGGCGTCCGGGGGGCGAGACCCGGGGACCAGCAGGGCACACCCGCGCGTGCCCAGCACCCCTAACGCCGCCCGTCTGTAACCAAGCTCTTGGAAGCACGGGCACTCAACACGAACACATCTGGGAAATAAATACACCCCaaatagagaaagagagatgagagGCCCAACTGATAGTGGCCAAGGACTGGAGTcaaggctgggaagcagggggagCAGAGGACGGGAAGTAAACAGGCCTGACTGGCAGGAGAGCCGCGGGGTGACCGAGCCCAGGGCCTCCCCTATCAGAAACCCTCCCGACTCCCGTCTCCTTTGAACCCTTCGCTCGGCCGGAGAGTTCAGAGGAAGGGAAATCTGTGCTACTGCTGGCAAAACAGACAAGCAACAGGGTGATCTCCTCTGCCTGTGGGCTGCGGATTGAGTGTAAAGCTGCCGGGTCTTGGTCGTGCCACAAAATAAGGAACCGAGAGCACACCCTGCCCCAGCTGCGGCCAGCGGTGATCGGGGTGGCTGCCGTCACTTCTCCCACAGGTACTCCTCCTTCCTTCTgacttcctccttcctctccttttgctTGCTTTGATAAGAACGCTTTTGCTGACGAGATAATCAACCTTTTAACATTTCTAAAGGTTTACAGCCAGGCAAATTATGAAATCAAAGTTTTACTTCTCCAGTTGCTAGCACATTCAGCTGATCCAGGTCGCCTCATAAGGTTTGCCAACGCCATTCCTCTGCCAGAGTTCATAAGTTAGAATGGCCAACAGAAAGGCAACGTTTTACagcctttttgatttttttccactccTCATTTTTGTTGGCATGTTTTGTCTTCAACAAAGCCAGAAAAACCTTATCAAACAGCAACACAAGTCCAGCACACGTCAGCGAAGTCTCTCCTTTCTCTAAGCATAGTCCCAGCTATCTTCAGCCCCATCTATACCATGATCAAAGAGTACAAGTTTCCGCCCAGAAACTCTGTCCAGCCAAAGAGGAAGCATTAAAGGCTGGGGCTCAAACAAAAGTTTACCAAACACTTTGTATTCCAATGTTAAAGGAGACGCAGCTGCCCGAGCgctcacacaccattcagggagtcacACGCACACCGAGACTTGAACTGCTCGCACCCAGTCCCTGCGCAGCGGCAGCCccacggagctgacgggtgccccgtTCGACTCCTCGCTCGCGCACACACTCGCTCGCGGGCgcatcctctcccctctggctcgacccgaggtttcccgaagcaggGTCTCCGATACCATGTATGCCAGTGAATCATGGactggtacagcggtgaaaaacAGCTCGAggtgggtgcctctggagagggacccagaacaaaggaATCCCTGGGCAACGATACCCTTACAATTAaatcccctcccctcaggaggcaGTTTGGACCAACAgcagtatcagggtctggggtcttcccgttcttcaccgggccctttcattgtctctaggcaggccgatGCTTCTCTTATCTCTGAGGCTGTGACtgctgctaaggttgaagcttccttatctCTCTGCTTTGCACCGGTTTCGGGGCCTTCTTCCATGTAGCCAAGTCAAAGTTCAGTATATGGTCACTGGATCCGGGTGAAAGGAcacagcttgcggcctaaggcttcaacaagcctcgATACTAATGCTGGAGTGACTACAACACCAAACACGCCCATTGCTCCTtaccttccttttcctgcagctGTAGTAAAATGTTAACAAGACTGCCAGTGGGTCCCACAGGACAGCGAGAAGAGGCGAAACGCACAACGCCAGGGCCAGCCCGTGCAGAAGACCAAGAGCGAAGCCTCAGCGCGGATCCCTGTCACTCGGCGGCACGGTTACCCAGCATCGGCGGCAATCACCAGCCCAGACGCCCGCCcgttgctgtgctgcagcagagagcacagccCCGCCACAGCAATGCAGCCGGCAACGGGGCAAGCGCTGGGAGCCAAAAGCCAGCTTACCCACGGAGGGCTCGGAACAGAGCCCAGCAACTCGGATCTCTTGGAGGACACGATGTGAGCGGCTTAAGAAGACCCCACGCTGACAACTTCCCCACCCAGGATTTCAATCTCTCCCCAAAAAGTGACCCCTAACGTACCAACGGCCTCTCCTGACAGGCTCCAGAGCTCAAGGCTGGGCTGGCTCCTGCCCGCAGGAGCGCAGGCTCGAGGGAGGGCAGGGCTCTGGGGCAGCCAGGCGCTGGGGACAACGACAGCGCTGGCCCGGAGGAGCACACAGAGCCTACACCCACCTTGTCCATGTGGAAGATGAGGTCCAGCTCACAGACGTTCTCAAAGCACTTGTCCAGCGTCTCCACAAACACCTGAGGCGGCAGGAAGGGAAGGTCAGTGCAGAAGACCACCGCGAGGTGCTTCCCACACGCAGCCCCGACCAGAAACACATCGCCCCCCACGGTGTCACCCCGAGTGGGGACAAAACCCTCTCAACAACCCCATCTGCCTTCGATGGCAGGAAGGTGCCTGTTCCCAGAACAACCACAGGCAGGTCCAGCCCGGGGGCTGACCGGGACCCCCAGCGCCGTGGCAGCAGCCGGAGGCAGCGTGGGGTCGGGGGATTGCCACACGGGCACCGGTGCCAGTCCTCGCCACACCACGGAAACCAGGTCGAGAAGCCCGGACCTGCCTAGGAGAGAGCTTGTCTTGGCAAGGGGCCCGCGGCTGGAACGAGAGCCTGGCCCGGCTGGGCCGGCTGTGGAGGGAGGGCATGGCGGGTCCAACCCGGCCAGCGCGGAGGGCTCCTCCTCCGGCCCTGGCCAGGCTCCCTCGCGGCAGCGGCGTGTACCCCTCGCTGTTGCCTTAAGGCGCTGCGGTGCTGCCCGCACACCTGGAACCTCTCATTGCAGGGATCCGATCAAGCCCCGGCTCGAGGAGCCTGGCACCGAGTCAAGAGCACCGAAACTCGGGACTCGGCCGTTCTGGGGGGAATCCCAGGCATCGACGTCCTGATCCGCTGCAGCGCTGGGACAACGGCTGGTCACTGTGcccggcagggctgcagcccaccAGAACAGCCTGAAAGGGGCCAAGTTATGGGAACTGTGTGATCACAGGGCGGGT from Mycteria americana isolate JAX WOST 10 ecotype Jacksonville Zoo and Gardens chromosome 6, USCA_MyAme_1.0, whole genome shotgun sequence includes:
- the AP3S2 gene encoding AP-3 complex subunit sigma-2, which gives rise to MINAILVFNNHGKPRLVRFYQRLAEEVQQQIIRETFHLVLKRDDHICNFLECGSLFGGSDYKLIYRHYATLYFVFCVDSSESELGILDLIQVFVETLDKCFENVCELDLIFHMDKVHHILQEVVIGGMVLETNMSEIVAQVEAQSKLEKAEGGLSAAPSRAVSAVKNINLPEIPRNINIGDINIKVPNLSQFM